A genomic segment from Bradyrhizobium diazoefficiens USDA 110 encodes:
- a CDS encoding dienelactone hydrolase family protein, with protein sequence MGQDIRLTASDNFQLGGYRADPAGNPKGAVVVIQEIFGVNHHIRSVCDRLASEGYVAIAPSIFDRTSPNFQSGYTPDEIAEARKFVASPDWAAMLRDTQAAIDAVKGVGPVGIIGFCLGGSVAFVAATRLSGLKAAIGYYGGAVVRFADETPKVPTQLHFGEKDAGIPLTDVETVKAKRPDVEVFIYPGAQHGFHCDERASYDKASADIAWPRSMEFFAEHLT encoded by the coding sequence GTGGGACAAGACATCAGACTGACGGCCTCCGACAATTTCCAGCTGGGCGGCTATCGCGCCGATCCCGCAGGCAACCCGAAGGGCGCGGTGGTGGTGATCCAGGAGATATTCGGGGTCAATCATCACATCCGCTCGGTCTGCGATCGGCTGGCGAGCGAAGGCTATGTCGCGATCGCGCCGTCGATCTTCGACCGCACCTCGCCCAATTTCCAGTCGGGCTATACGCCCGACGAGATCGCCGAGGCGCGCAAGTTCGTCGCCAGTCCCGACTGGGCCGCGATGCTGCGCGACACCCAAGCCGCGATCGATGCGGTGAAGGGCGTCGGACCGGTCGGCATCATCGGCTTTTGCCTCGGCGGCAGCGTCGCCTTCGTCGCGGCGACGCGGCTGTCGGGCCTGAAGGCGGCGATCGGCTATTACGGCGGCGCGGTCGTGCGCTTTGCCGACGAGACGCCGAAGGTGCCGACGCAACTGCATTTCGGCGAGAAGGATGCCGGCATTCCCCTGACCGACGTCGAGACCGTCAAGGCGAAACGGCCGGACGTGGAGGTCTTCATCTATCCCGGCGCCCAGCACGGCTTTCATTGCGACGAGCGCGCCAGCTACGACAAGGCGAGTGCCGACATCGCCTGGCCACGCAGCATGGAATTCTTCGCGGAGCATTTGACGTAA